One window of Schistocerca cancellata isolate TAMUIC-IGC-003103 chromosome 9, iqSchCanc2.1, whole genome shotgun sequence genomic DNA carries:
- the LOC126101073 gene encoding fatty acid-binding protein, muscle-like isoform X1 — MVKQFSGKTYELDLGSQQNVEAMFDVYGVTDPAHKQVALKTNARVTLTVDGDKYTETTQTGNHQTSVTFRLGEEFAEEILGRKWKSTVSLKGDHTLLKVEKGEDGKTVTLEKSFSPQQLVVTYTFGSVTAKRIYNAV, encoded by the exons ATGGTGAAGCAGTTCTCTGGGAAGACGTATGAACTGGACCTGGGTAGCCAGCAGAATGTTGAGGCCATGTTTGACGTCTACG GTGTGACAGACCCAGCCCACAAGCAGGTAGCCCTGAAGACGAATGCTCGAGTGACATTGACTGTGGATGGCGACAAGTACACAGAGACAACCCAAACAGGGAACCACCAGACCAGTGTCACTTTCCGCCTGggagaggagtttgcagaggagatCCTGGGCCGCAAGTGGAAGAGCACCGTCTCCCTCAAGGGCGACCACACGCTGCTCAAGGTCGAGAAAGGCGAGGATGGCAAGACCGTGACCCTTGAGAAGAGCTTCAGCCCTCAGCAGCTGGTCGTG ACTTACACCTTCGGAAGCGTCACGGCAAAGAGAATCTACAATGCTGTTTAA
- the LOC126101073 gene encoding fatty acid-binding protein, muscle-like isoform X2 — translation MVKQFSGKTYELDLDSQQNVEAMFDVYGVTDPAHKQVALKTNARVTLTVDGDKYTETTQTGNHQTSVTFRLGEEFAEEILGRKWKSTVSLKGDHTLLKVEKGEDGKTVTLEKSFSPQQLVVTYTFGSVTAKRIYNAV, via the exons ATGGTGAAGCAGTTCTCTGGAAAGACCTACGAGCTCGACCTGGATAGTCAGCAGAATGTTGAGGCCATGTTTGACGTCTACG GTGTGACAGACCCAGCCCACAAGCAGGTAGCCCTGAAGACGAATGCTCGAGTGACATTGACTGTGGATGGCGACAAGTACACAGAGACAACCCAAACAGGGAACCACCAGACCAGTGTCACTTTCCGCCTGggagaggagtttgcagaggagatCCTGGGCCGCAAGTGGAAGAGCACCGTCTCCCTCAAGGGCGACCACACGCTGCTCAAGGTCGAGAAAGGCGAGGATGGCAAGACCGTGACCCTTGAGAAGAGCTTCAGCCCTCAGCAGCTGGTCGTG ACTTACACCTTCGGAAGCGTCACGGCAAAGAGAATCTACAATGCTGTTTAA
- the LOC126101073 gene encoding fatty acid-binding protein, muscle-like isoform X3, protein MVKQFSGKTYELDLDSQQNVEAMFDVYGVTDPAHKQVALKTKARVTLTVDGDKYTETTQTGNHQTSVTFRLGEEFAEEILGRKWKSTVSLKDDHTLLKVEKDEDGKTVTLEKSFSPQQLVVTYTFGSVSAKRIYKAV, encoded by the exons ATGGTGAAGCAGTTCTCTGGAAAGACCTACGAGCTCGACCTGGATAGTCAGCAGAATGTTGAGGCCATGTTTGACGTCTACG GGGTGACAGACCCAGCCCACAAGCAGGTAGCCCTGAAGACGAAGGCTCGAGTGACATTGACTGTGGATGGCGACAAGTACACAGAGACAACCCAAACTGGGAACCACCAGACCAGCGTCACTTTCCGCCTGggagaggagtttgcagaggagatCCTGGGCCGCAAGTGGAAGAGCACCGTCTCCCTCAAGGACGACCACACGCTGCTCAAGGTTGAGAAAGACGAGGATGGCAAGACCGTGACCCTCGAGAAGAGCTTCAGCCCTCAGCAGCTGGTCGTG ACTTACACCTTTGGAAGCGTTTCCGCGAAGAGAATCTACAAGGCTGTTTAA